The nucleotide sequence CAATGATAACGAACATAGGTCTTTTTTTTACAGGAGCATTTTTTGAAATTTTTGGATGTTATTCTTTTTGGCTTTATTTTAAAGAAAATAAGCATTCTTTTTGGCTTGGTATAGGACTTATATCCTTGGTAGTCTTTGCCTATGTTTTAACAAAAATAGATCTTACACATGCTGGAAGGGTATACGCTACTTATGGAGGTATATACATTTTTTCTTCATTGCTCTGGCTCTACTTTGTTGAGAATGAAGTATTAAATAAGTGGGATATTATTGGTTCAATAACTGCATTTATTGGTGTTTTGATAATTTATGTTGGAAATAAATCTTAAGTATATTATCTAATATACTTTAATTGGACTATTGTCTTAAATTAATTAACATAAGGTATATGATTTGACTTATAAAATCATATTGTATATAATATGACATGAAAATAGTAATAGATACAAATGTTGTTCTTGCAGCCTTAATGGCAAAAAAGGGTATTTCCAATAAATTTATGATTTGGTTATTTGAAAACCCAGAGAAAATAAATGTTGTATCTAATACACTTGTAACTGAGTTTGAAGATGTACTTTTAAGAGAAAAAAATAGAAAACTCTATGAGCACTTTTCAAAAGATGATCTTCATTCTTTTATTGATGATATCTGTCTCATATCGCATCATCAAAAGATTAATTTTCTTTGGAGGCCATTTTTAAAAGATATCAAAGATGATATGGTCTTAGAAACTGCATTTAATGCGGGTAGTGAGTATATCATCACATATAATACAAAAGACTTTGTAGGTGTAGAAGATAAGTTTTCTATAAAGATCATTACACCAAAAGAGTTTTTAAAAATAACAGGAGTGTTAACATGAATTATGCATTACGAATACCAGATTATTACAAAGATGATATCGAGAGCGTTAAAGGCAATGTTTCTTTAAATCAGTTTATTGTTAATGCGATTGCTGAAAAAGTTGCATCATTAAAAACATTGGATTATCTTGAGCAAAGAGCAGCTAGAGGTTCAAGAGAACATGCACTTAAAATGCTAAAAAATGCTTCAAATAAACAACCAAATGATCTAGATAGTTTTTAAAAGAATAGAGTATTATTTTCAATAGAATATACCTTATGTTAATCAAATCAATTTGTTTTCCTTGATTCACTCCTGTTAAGTTTTAAAGCATCTCTTAATTCATAGTACTTTTTTAAAGAGTTTTTATAAATTGTATTTTGGATTATATTTTATAATCTCGATCTTCCTACCTGAAATCAAATCAATACTTCGTCCTCTTCTAGTGCATTTAGTTACTTGCCTATCTGTAAAGAATTTAAATTATATTATCAACTCTTTATCTTTTGAGCCTAATAAAACTTTTAGCATATAAACTATTTTGTATTTACAGCTGGAATATCTACTTTATGTTTTTACTAGAGAACATTCCCATCCATCATACATTCCATTACAACTTGTGCTTATTTCAATAATCTTCATAGTAAGTTCATCAATATTATAAAAGAATGGGCTGTCTATTCGGTAAAACTGTACTCCATGCATTGTTTCATTGTTAAATGGTACTTCAAACTCTTTTTGGCATTGAAATCCTTCATTTTCAATTTTTAGTTTGAAATTTTGGCGTTCTTCATCATTCTTAAAATATGCTTTATGCTCAATCGCACGTTCCATATGTAAGTTATCACCTTTCTCTTGTAACGCATTGCAAGTATGATGGTTGGTTATTATCTGCCACTCAGCAACTGTTGGAAAAAGAAGTTTTTGGTAAACTTCCCATTCCATATCCATTCGAGAACCAAATTCATAAACGTACTCTGGAAAATGTTTCATGGCTGTAGATACAGTATCACTCCATTCAAAGTCCATTTTTAAATAATATATAAAAGTTACTTCTCCTTGAGAGATAATACGTCCTATATATTTGCCACTGCGCCAGCGGAGTGATTCCAATTCAAGTCTATCTTCTATAAAACCAACATCATTACTCTCTTCATCAGTGACCAATCCATTCTCTTTAGGATCATGTAACTTGATTTTCACAAATGCTACATATATAAATTCAGGATTTGGTACCCCATCAGCTACGCCCGCATTAAAAGAGATCATTGCCGGATGCCCTTCAATTGGTTTCATATACGCTTCCCAATATTCTTGCATAGTTTTTCCTTTTTATTCCATTTCTAAACTCATGAGGAACATATCTTCCCCATCAATTACATTTACATCAGTTGAGCCGCATTCTTGGCAACAATAGTGAATTTTTTCAAGTTCATTTTCTTTTTTACATTGGTTACACACTATTTTCAAAGCTTGTATATTCATAATAAACTCTGCTCCATCACACACAGTCTTCTCTTTAAAAGTATTAAAAGCAATCTCCAAAAGATGTGCTTCAATACCGCTCATAACACCAATTTTGACAACTATCTTTGTGACTTTCTGAGCATCATTTTTTTCCGCTACATCTTCTATCTGTTCAAGTAAAGCTTGAACAACACTGTACTCATGCATCTTCTCTTCCTTTTTTAGCTGCTATTTTCAATCTTTTAGGTGTCACCAATGGACAGACTTTATATACAAACTCATATCGCAATTTGTGAAAATTACTCTCTTTGTCCCAAAACTCAGAATGCATAACAGCTATCTCATTTTCTCTAGCCTGTTCAATCAATTGTTTATTTTCTTCTAAATAGTCCTCTTTTTCCCAAAGAAAATCACCACATTGATCTTCATTCGAAACTATCTTTTTACAAAATCTTTGTAAATTATCCATATAATCTGCATGAGAAAAGACTTTATCAACCATACCAATACGTTCAGCCTCTTTTGCTCCAATAGGCAAACAAGCATCTAAAAGTTCCTGTGCTTTTTCTTCTCTCACCCGTTTAGGCAATGTATATGTGTGATATTCACTACCACTGAGTCCCAATGTTTTATAATGAGGGTTAAGAATTACTATCTCATCAGCGATGACATAATCACATGCTAAAGCCAAAAAGACTCCTCCTGCTCCAGCATTTTTATGGAGTGAGGCGACAGTAACAACATCATCTGCAAAAAGTATACTTTTTACAAGATCATTCATTGCATTGATATTGCTCCATCCATCCTCACCATTTTTCTTGCTGTCTTCAAGGAGATTGAGATGAATTCCATTACTGAAAAAATCTTGCCCACCCATAAGTACGACAACTTTTGCTTCTGTTTTTATATATTCAAAAGCATATTTCAATTTCATACATTTATCACTGCTAAAAGCACCGTTATGAAAATTGAAATGTAAATACGCGATTTCATCTTTAATGTTACAGCTTATTTCATAAAAAGTTTTATAACTTTTATCAAATATAAGAGGCAGTCTCTCCTCTTTAACGCCTTTAAGTCTATCTTTAAGAACATAAGTTGCCGGAAGTTTAAACTTTGTCTCTTCTTTAAGATGTGTTATCCAAATGGCACCGTCTATTGTACTCAGACATATAGCACCATCTCTCTTTGCTACTATTTCTTTGGGGAAATTCCCTCGTAAACGCTCTTCTTTCCAAGC is from Sulfurimonas paralvinellae and encodes:
- the hypA gene encoding hydrogenase maturation nickel metallochaperone HypA produces the protein MHEYSVVQALLEQIEDVAEKNDAQKVTKIVVKIGVMSGIEAHLLEIAFNTFKEKTVCDGAEFIMNIQALKIVCNQCKKENELEKIHYCCQECGSTDVNVIDGEDMFLMSLEME
- a CDS encoding DUF695 domain-containing protein; the protein is MQEYWEAYMKPIEGHPAMISFNAGVADGVPNPEFIYVAFVKIKLHDPKENGLVTDEESNDVGFIEDRLELESLRWRSGKYIGRIISQGEVTFIYYLKMDFEWSDTVSTAMKHFPEYVYEFGSRMDMEWEVYQKLLFPTVAEWQIITNHHTCNALQEKGDNLHMERAIEHKAYFKNDEERQNFKLKIENEGFQCQKEFEVPFNNETMHGVQFYRIDSPFFYNIDELTMKIIEISTSCNGMYDGWECSLVKT
- a CDS encoding CopG family transcriptional regulator, whose amino-acid sequence is MNYALRIPDYYKDDIESVKGNVSLNQFIVNAIAEKVASLKTLDYLEQRAARGSREHALKMLKNASNKQPNDLDSF
- a CDS encoding putative toxin-antitoxin system toxin component, PIN family, which gives rise to MKIVIDTNVVLAALMAKKGISNKFMIWLFENPEKINVVSNTLVTEFEDVLLREKNRKLYEHFSKDDLHSFIDDICLISHHQKINFLWRPFLKDIKDDMVLETAFNAGSEYIITYNTKDFVGVEDKFSIKIITPKEFLKITGVLT
- a CDS encoding YnfA family protein, whose protein sequence is MITNIGLFFTGAFFEIFGCYSFWLYFKENKHSFWLGIGLISLVVFAYVLTKIDLTHAGRVYATYGGIYIFSSLLWLYFVENEVLNKWDIIGSITAFIGVLIIYVGNKS
- a CDS encoding enoyl-CoA hydratase-related protein, with product MKITLLVSTFNSLSQLVYTYLCERGDIVDVVYANSASRDEEIESFSPEIILSPYLRDYIPKSIYENYPTYIFHPGPLGDRGAYSLENALGKKEWGVVILKANALFDGGDIYVQKNFEVRNTYKASLYRNEVLSSYASVLDLFFENVIANKKEQQDVSLALNKDPNYQIDWDNDTTEEIVKKVYTYDSFPGIEDEILGLKVRLYGAWKEERLRGNFPKEIVAKRDGAICLSTIDGAIWITHLKEETKFKLPATYVLKDRLKGVKEERLPLIFDKSYKTFYEISCNIKDEIAYLHFNFHNGAFSSDKCMKLKYAFEYIKTEAKVVVLMGGQDFFSNGIHLNLLEDSKKNGEDGWSNINAMNDLVKSILFADDVVTVASLHKNAGAGGVFLALACDYVIADEIVILNPHYKTLGLSGSEYHTYTLPKRVREEKAQELLDACLPIGAKEAERIGMVDKVFSHADYMDNLQRFCKKIVSNEDQCGDFLWEKEDYLEENKQLIEQARENEIAVMHSEFWDKESNFHKLRYEFVYKVCPLVTPKRLKIAAKKGREDA